The following proteins are encoded in a genomic region of Tenacibaculum sp. 190524A05c:
- a CDS encoding tetratricopeptide repeat protein: MTSKNLRFIGLSLLTIVTLAIVYSGHFDNGFYFDDKHTIVNNNSIKTIEIVDFFTDSKTFSSLPGNQTYRPLTTLENATDYVIGGGLNPKVFHSHIFTIYIFLGIAIYFLALLLLRRNQSSNYNQYIALLISAMFCFLCANTQTVNYIIQRAEITAALFVVLGLIFYIHNGFLRKTYLYLIFPFIGFFAKEMAFIFPFLLFVYILILEEKVYIFNLKSSENIKGILNTIKKTVPAFAVMFLFYFLVYKPAVANNYVTANSSAFNYFITQPMAIAHYMVSYFFPYNLSLDSDWTAYGSIADYRVILGFLIHFVILFFTLKVSNKKNLRLFSFGILWFYVALIPSSSIIPLSEVMNNHRAFLAYIGLTIAVVSILYNLYIKLQNNSSIKKVNLLVYAFLFIFFSGNIYGIIERNKVWDNEYSLWKDNAIKSPNNGRGLMNLGVILMRNGKFDEAEKNFKKAIKIVPNYHYLHVNLAIIENQKGNTIEAEKYLKQAENIKSDYMTLYFYADFLKKNNRLKEAEQKLLNSIRLSDTYPKSLHLLLDIYQETKQYEKLKNLSEAILLKDPTNKKALTSLDNVKGKLKEINSLKAKIKSDPSSEDYLNLSLLYYNSKNYKEAKKASLEALKLNPNYAEAYNNLGIANFMLNDYNGALNAYTKAIELKPDYTLAKNNLLNTENSKSKMRDFHINESLVFYNNGNYKECINSAKKSIEIEPTSVAYNNICTAYNQLEKYKEALKACEKALLLNKNNKTAQGNLNFAKNKLK, encoded by the coding sequence ATGACGAGTAAAAATCTTCGTTTTATTGGACTTAGTTTGCTTACAATAGTAACACTAGCAATTGTGTATTCAGGTCATTTTGATAATGGGTTTTACTTCGATGATAAGCATACCATCGTAAATAATAACTCCATAAAAACGATTGAGATTGTAGACTTCTTCACTGATTCAAAAACATTCAGTTCGTTACCAGGAAATCAAACGTATCGACCATTAACTACTTTGGAAAACGCAACGGATTATGTTATCGGAGGAGGATTAAATCCTAAAGTATTTCACTCTCATATTTTTACTATTTATATATTTCTTGGAATAGCAATTTACTTCCTAGCTTTACTTCTTTTAAGAAGAAATCAATCCTCAAATTACAACCAATATATCGCTTTACTCATAAGCGCTATGTTTTGTTTTTTATGTGCAAATACACAAACTGTAAATTATATTATTCAAAGAGCAGAAATTACAGCTGCTTTATTCGTTGTACTAGGCTTAATTTTTTATATCCATAATGGATTTTTACGAAAGACATATTTATATTTAATTTTTCCTTTCATTGGTTTCTTTGCCAAGGAAATGGCTTTTATTTTTCCTTTTTTACTTTTTGTTTATATACTCATACTAGAAGAAAAGGTTTATATATTCAATTTAAAATCATCAGAAAATATAAAAGGAATACTAAATACCATCAAAAAGACAGTTCCTGCTTTCGCTGTAATGTTCTTGTTTTATTTCTTGGTGTACAAACCTGCCGTTGCAAACAATTATGTTACTGCAAATAGTAGCGCATTTAACTACTTTATAACGCAACCTATGGCAATTGCGCATTATATGGTTTCGTATTTTTTTCCTTATAATCTATCTCTAGATTCTGACTGGACAGCATATGGATCTATAGCTGATTATAGAGTAATTCTTGGTTTTTTAATCCATTTTGTGATTTTATTTTTTACCCTAAAAGTTAGTAACAAAAAAAACTTGCGCTTATTCTCCTTTGGAATTCTTTGGTTTTACGTAGCACTAATTCCTAGTTCCTCTATCATTCCTTTGTCAGAGGTAATGAATAATCATAGAGCTTTTTTAGCTTACATAGGATTAACTATTGCAGTAGTTTCTATACTTTACAATCTTTACATAAAACTTCAAAACAACAGTTCAATAAAAAAAGTTAATCTTTTAGTTTATGCTTTTCTTTTTATTTTCTTCAGTGGAAATATTTATGGAATCATTGAACGAAATAAAGTTTGGGATAATGAATATTCATTATGGAAAGACAACGCCATTAAAAGTCCTAATAATGGTAGAGGATTAATGAATTTAGGAGTGATATTAATGAGAAATGGTAAGTTTGATGAAGCAGAAAAAAACTTTAAAAAAGCTATAAAAATAGTTCCAAACTATCACTACTTGCATGTTAATCTGGCTATAATAGAAAATCAAAAAGGAAATACAATTGAAGCAGAAAAGTATTTAAAACAGGCAGAAAATATAAAATCTGATTACATGACTTTATACTTTTATGCTGATTTTCTAAAAAAGAACAATAGACTGAAAGAAGCTGAGCAAAAATTATTGAATTCAATAAGACTTTCTGATACCTATCCGAAAAGTTTACATTTACTTTTAGATATTTATCAGGAAACGAAACAATACGAAAAACTTAAAAACCTCAGCGAGGCAATACTTCTAAAAGACCCTACTAACAAAAAGGCGTTAACATCTTTAGATAATGTAAAAGGCAAACTAAAAGAGATTAACAGCTTAAAAGCTAAAATTAAATCAGATCCAAGCTCTGAGGATTATTTAAACCTAAGTCTATTGTATTACAATTCTAAGAACTATAAAGAAGCTAAAAAAGCTAGTTTAGAAGCTCTCAAATTAAATCCTAATTATGCCGAAGCATATAATAATCTTGGAATTGCTAACTTTATGCTGAACGATTATAATGGAGCCCTTAATGCTTACACTAAAGCTATAGAATTAAAACCTGATTATACTTTAGCGAAAAATAACCTTTTGAATACTGAAAACTCAAAATCTAAAATGAGAGATTTTCATATTAATGAAAGTTTAGTTTTTTACAATAATGGTAATTATAAGGAATGTATTAACTCAGCTAAAAAATCAATTGAGATTGAACCAACTTCTGTAGCATACAATAATATATGCACAGCATATAATCAATTAGAAAAATATAAAGAAGCTCTGAAAGCTTGTGAAAAAGCACTTCTTCTGAATAAAAATAACAAAACTGCACAAGGGAATCTCAATTTCGCCAAGAATAAATTAAAGTAA
- a CDS encoding tetratricopeptide repeat protein: MIQRFLKLSPIKLLGFLIILIILAYSNHFNNSFNLDDKHTISLNEALGDFDIKAYFTDAGTFSAYPAHKVYRPVTTLENAIDYNIAGGLSPIPFHIHILLVFIGTCILIYLLTNTILKHYFNYSEYHAKVFSFCVVAFFGLAKANSETVNYIIQRAEITSAFFILLGLLTYIKGGIWKSKYLYLIFPIMGFMSKEMGFVFAPLLFIYIILFEENIETKSIAKKSELLKIFSAIKKVLPAFIITVLYYFFYKYMSNLYHGSDKTYEYFITQPMVISYYLYSYFFPFDLSTIPDWKLYPSIFNYKSIIGFLIIFFFLFIIVITSFKKKTKLIAFGLSWFFISLLPSSSIIAFAETANSHRAFIPYIGLTIAFIASLNVLRQYLLQFYAKEVITKIGFTLFSILILTNAYGTYQRNKVWLSYESLWLEIFKDNPTEQTASNNVAKIHMKKGEFAKAKELLTKGIKSNPYYSSFYINLAIILNIEGNIVEAEKNFIKATTLKHSLYENPEAYYQYGKFLFKHHRLNEAIKILEIAIQKSPPGFPIKNSEELLMEAYHKTESWDKLQQSVSKSKNSKLIDRYTSIVKDKKTIFKIELEQINKQPSKESYLQLSIKNIKIKKYKEAITAAKKALELDNNYSVAYNNMGFAYFSLNNFDWAIQAYNRAIKINPNYVLAKNNLNIAIAYKDTFENPFNTPKSLYLNEEDYIKIGLLNYSKGQYQYCIQNNVKSIEIKPTSIAYNNICTCYNQLKEFKKAEEACKKAIDLNPNNNLAKNNLKVAIENK, translated from the coding sequence ATGATTCAACGATTTTTAAAACTTTCACCAATTAAATTATTAGGATTCTTAATCATTTTAATAATTCTTGCTTATTCTAATCATTTTAATAATAGTTTTAACCTTGATGATAAACACACCATTTCCTTGAACGAAGCATTAGGTGATTTTGACATCAAAGCTTATTTTACAGATGCTGGTACTTTTAGCGCTTATCCTGCTCATAAGGTTTATAGACCAGTTACAACCTTAGAAAACGCTATAGATTATAATATAGCTGGAGGACTTTCTCCAATTCCTTTTCATATTCACATATTACTTGTTTTTATTGGCACTTGTATATTAATATATCTACTAACTAATACTATCCTAAAACATTACTTTAATTACTCAGAGTATCATGCCAAGGTATTTTCCTTTTGCGTTGTAGCATTTTTTGGATTAGCTAAAGCAAATTCCGAAACTGTAAATTATATTATTCAAAGAGCAGAAATAACCTCTGCTTTTTTTATTCTTTTAGGGTTACTAACCTACATTAAGGGAGGTATATGGAAATCAAAATATTTGTATTTAATTTTTCCCATAATGGGTTTTATGTCTAAAGAAATGGGTTTTGTATTTGCTCCCCTCCTTTTTATTTACATTATATTATTTGAAGAAAACATTGAAACGAAATCAATAGCTAAGAAAAGTGAGTTACTGAAAATATTCTCAGCAATTAAGAAAGTTTTACCGGCATTTATAATTACTGTGCTATACTACTTTTTTTATAAGTATATGAGTAATCTGTATCACGGTAGTGACAAAACTTATGAATATTTCATTACCCAACCTATGGTAATCTCTTATTATTTATATAGTTATTTTTTCCCTTTCGACTTGTCTACTATTCCAGACTGGAAATTATATCCAAGCATATTTAATTATAAAAGTATAATAGGTTTTCTTATAATATTCTTTTTCTTATTCATTATTGTAATTACATCTTTTAAGAAAAAAACAAAATTAATTGCATTTGGTCTATCTTGGTTTTTCATTAGTCTCTTACCATCTTCCTCTATAATTGCTTTTGCTGAAACCGCTAATTCTCATAGGGCTTTTATACCTTATATAGGATTAACTATTGCTTTTATCGCTAGCTTAAATGTATTAAGACAATATCTTTTACAGTTTTATGCAAAAGAAGTTATTACAAAAATTGGATTCACACTTTTTTCTATATTAATTCTAACTAATGCTTATGGAACTTATCAAAGGAATAAAGTTTGGCTTAGTTATGAATCTTTATGGCTGGAAATTTTTAAGGACAATCCTACAGAACAAACAGCTTCAAATAATGTTGCTAAAATTCACATGAAAAAAGGTGAATTTGCTAAGGCGAAAGAACTCCTGACAAAAGGTATAAAGTCAAATCCTTATTATTCTTCTTTTTATATAAACCTAGCTATTATTCTGAACATTGAAGGCAATATTGTTGAAGCAGAAAAGAATTTTATAAAGGCTACCACTTTAAAGCATAGTTTGTATGAAAACCCCGAAGCATATTATCAATATGGTAAATTTCTTTTCAAACACCATCGATTAAATGAAGCTATTAAAATTTTAGAAATCGCAATTCAAAAGTCGCCTCCTGGTTTTCCTATAAAAAACAGCGAAGAGTTATTAATGGAGGCTTATCACAAGACAGAAAGTTGGGATAAATTACAACAATCAGTATCAAAATCTAAAAACTCAAAATTGATAGATCGGTACACTTCTATTGTAAAGGACAAAAAAACGATATTCAAAATTGAATTAGAACAAATTAACAAACAACCTAGTAAAGAAAGCTATCTCCAATTAAGCATAAAAAACATTAAAATTAAAAAATACAAAGAAGCGATTACTGCCGCTAAAAAGGCGTTAGAATTAGATAACAACTACAGTGTTGCATACAATAACATGGGGTTTGCCTATTTTTCGTTGAATAACTTTGACTGGGCGATACAAGCTTACAATAGGGCTATCAAAATTAACCCAAACTATGTCTTAGCAAAAAACAATTTGAATATTGCTATTGCTTACAAAGACACTTTTGAAAATCCGTTCAACACACCCAAATCGTTATATCTAAATGAGGAGGATTATATTAAAATTGGTTTACTAAATTATAGCAAAGGACAATACCAATATTGTATTCAAAATAATGTAAAATCAATAGAAATCAAACCTACATCTATTGCTTACAATAATATTTGCACCTGTTATAATCAGTTAAAAGAATTTAAAAAAGCAGAAGAAGCTTGTAAAAAAGCTATTGATTTAAACCCTAATAATAACTTGGCTAAAAACAACTTAAAAGTAGCTATAGAAAACAAATAA
- a CDS encoding GMC oxidoreductase: MMNTSKIFDYIVVGSGCTGVQSAQTLLENGAQVLMLDVGNEDESGINFPNKNFLNIRKENTNQTELFLGKNYIGIPWGELKPGYHLTPSRKYVIRDTEELAPYTSNEFEVFESFAKGGLGTAWGTGSYLFTKEELEKSGLSPDEMDSAYKTMFERIGITEGNHANNYPEEVPLETDKSIQKIQKSYHKNQKYFNTKEIHLKRTPLAVISSPKENRKAYEYNDMDFWHDNNKSAYRPWITLNELKNNKNFSYVNNAYVYGYKEVENQIEVTIIHTKTQEKVVYFCKKLMLGASVFGTTRIVLRSTNNYNKKLSLLCNSYFYIPCINLKMLGKLNSKKKIGLSQLTLYIKNKKHLEIANFFTYRSLLLFKLVKESPLNIKVSRLLFKFLHSSIVIVGFHISKTQNHTDQLILEKDDTTITNDKLRFITTENNEEKTQEKGLIKRLKKILFKLKCIPLKVIQTPKGSSIHYAGTLPFSNDEKPLTTNLNGKLSGSNNVYIIDASSFTFLPAKGVTLTAMANAHRVSLKSLEND; the protein is encoded by the coding sequence ATGATGAATACCTCTAAAATATTTGATTATATCGTAGTTGGATCTGGATGTACCGGAGTTCAATCTGCACAAACACTTTTAGAAAATGGTGCTCAAGTATTAATGTTGGATGTTGGAAATGAAGATGAATCTGGTATTAACTTTCCTAATAAAAATTTTCTAAATATTCGTAAGGAAAATACAAATCAAACGGAATTATTTTTAGGTAAAAATTATATCGGTATTCCTTGGGGTGAATTAAAACCTGGTTACCATCTTACTCCTTCTAGAAAATATGTTATTAGAGATACTGAAGAGCTAGCTCCTTATACATCGAACGAATTTGAAGTATTCGAAAGTTTTGCAAAAGGAGGATTAGGAACTGCTTGGGGAACTGGTTCTTATTTATTTACGAAAGAAGAATTAGAAAAATCGGGATTATCTCCAGATGAAATGGATTCAGCCTATAAAACAATGTTTGAAAGGATTGGAATCACCGAAGGGAATCATGCCAATAATTATCCTGAAGAAGTTCCACTTGAAACCGACAAGAGCATTCAAAAAATTCAAAAATCATATCATAAAAACCAGAAATATTTCAATACCAAAGAAATTCACTTAAAACGTACTCCTTTAGCTGTAATTAGTTCACCAAAAGAAAATAGAAAAGCGTATGAGTATAATGATATGGATTTTTGGCACGACAACAATAAATCAGCCTATAGACCTTGGATTACACTTAATGAGCTTAAAAACAATAAGAACTTTTCATATGTAAACAATGCATATGTCTATGGATATAAAGAGGTAGAAAATCAGATAGAAGTTACAATCATTCATACAAAAACTCAAGAAAAAGTAGTTTATTTCTGTAAAAAACTAATGTTAGGAGCTTCGGTATTTGGAACAACTAGAATCGTGCTTAGGTCAACAAATAATTATAACAAGAAACTAAGTTTATTATGTAACTCCTACTTCTATATTCCTTGTATTAATCTAAAAATGTTAGGTAAACTTAACTCAAAAAAGAAAATAGGTTTATCTCAACTCACCTTATATATCAAAAATAAAAAGCATTTAGAGATCGCTAATTTCTTTACTTATAGATCTCTTTTACTCTTTAAACTGGTGAAAGAATCTCCTTTGAATATTAAGGTCTCGCGTTTATTATTTAAGTTTTTGCATTCGAGTATTGTTATTGTTGGATTTCATATTTCCAAAACTCAAAATCATACAGATCAACTTATTCTAGAAAAAGATGACACAACAATTACGAATGATAAACTACGGTTCATTACCACTGAAAACAACGAAGAAAAGACTCAGGAAAAAGGACTGATAAAGCGTCTAAAAAAAATACTTTTTAAATTAAAATGTATTCCTTTAAAAGTAATTCAAACACCCAAAGGTTCTAGTATACATTATGCAGGAACATTACCTTTTTCGAATGATGAAAAACCACTAACAACGAATTTAAATGGTAAACTTTCTGGAAGCAATAATGTTTATATTATAGATGCTTCTTCCTTTACATTTTTACCAGCAAAGGGTGTTACCTTAACGGCAATGGCAAATGCGCATCGTGTTAGTTTAAAATCACTAGAAAATGACTAA
- a CDS encoding NAD(P)-dependent oxidoreductase produces MTKKIIITGTSGYVGKALLEHFSSLENYFIYAFQRKIPKETTKNVSYVEYHLEQELNDSDFKDIDILIHCAYKPLLSNNEEDINFSGTKKLIEKCRTHNIKIIFLSTVSAQEHITSRYAVSKMSIEKLLDIQKDVILKLGLVIGNGGLFMKMFSFIKKIPFVPIFDNGVQKLQYISLIDVCKICSLIIDDFKVGNYVIVKKETLTMKLFYKKIANHLGKKRFFISISTSFLLRLLGFTQSIGLKLPVSTENLKGLKNMTSLPQHLITEITDADLRDFDESLLTFKK; encoded by the coding sequence ATGACTAAAAAAATTATTATTACAGGAACTTCCGGATATGTTGGCAAAGCATTACTGGAACATTTTTCTAGTTTAGAAAATTACTTCATCTATGCGTTTCAAAGAAAAATACCAAAAGAGACAACTAAAAATGTTTCTTATGTAGAATATCACTTAGAACAAGAGTTAAACGATTCTGATTTTAAAGATATTGATATCCTAATTCATTGTGCATACAAACCTCTTTTATCAAATAATGAAGAGGATATCAATTTTAGCGGAACAAAAAAGTTAATTGAAAAGTGTAGAACTCATAATATTAAAATCATTTTTCTCTCAACGGTTTCAGCACAAGAACATATAACTTCAAGATATGCTGTTTCTAAAATGAGTATTGAAAAGTTATTAGATATACAAAAAGATGTAATACTGAAATTAGGATTGGTAATTGGTAATGGTGGATTATTTATGAAGATGTTTTCTTTCATCAAAAAAATACCATTTGTACCAATATTCGATAATGGTGTTCAAAAGTTACAATACATTAGTTTAATTGATGTATGTAAAATATGTTCTTTGATAATCGACGATTTTAAAGTGGGAAATTATGTTATTGTAAAAAAAGAAACACTTACCATGAAACTATTCTATAAGAAAATAGCCAATCATCTAGGTAAAAAACGTTTCTTTATAAGTATTTCAACTTCATTTTTGTTAAGATTATTAGGTTTCACACAGTCAATCGGATTAAAACTCCCTGTTTCTACAGAAAACTTAAAAGGATTAAAAAACATGACTTCATTACCTCAACATTTAATTACAGAAATTACTGATGCAGATTTGAGAGATTTTGATGAAAGTTTACTTACTTTTAAGAAATAA
- a CDS encoding glycosyltransferase family 2 protein, whose protein sequence is MELSIVIPAYNESESIEPVLNSIKEFIQNRPYEVIIVNDGSKDNSLSILQKLNSSNWFTIVNNKVNKGYGGAIKEGIKKAKSEFVVTIDADGQHNLEDIDKLFHKLKEEDADMIVGARDDNASSLYRRVGKNLIRFIAKKLMPIHIRDLNSGMKVYNTKLAKKYMSHCPNSMAYSDTITLFFIQTRNLVIEEPISINQRIAGESTINYKTAITTVIEIVNLVMLFNPLKIFFRIGIPTILLGIIWGLFRWFVVRDGLSTGALLAIITGLLLLFLGLIAESIRKLRMSLLESEE, encoded by the coding sequence ATGGAGTTATCAATTGTTATTCCAGCTTACAACGAAAGCGAAAGTATAGAACCAGTATTAAATTCAATCAAAGAGTTTATACAAAATAGACCTTACGAGGTTATTATTGTAAATGATGGTTCAAAAGATAATTCATTATCTATTTTACAAAAATTGAATAGTAGTAATTGGTTTACTATTGTGAATAACAAAGTAAACAAGGGTTATGGAGGAGCCATTAAAGAAGGAATTAAGAAAGCTAAAAGTGAATTTGTTGTAACCATTGATGCTGATGGTCAACACAACCTAGAAGATATTGACAAGCTATTTCATAAACTAAAAGAAGAAGATGCTGATATGATTGTTGGCGCAAGAGACGACAATGCTTCTAGTTTATATCGAAGAGTTGGAAAAAACCTAATACGTTTTATTGCTAAAAAACTAATGCCTATTCATATTAGAGATCTAAACTCGGGTATGAAAGTTTACAATACAAAATTGGCAAAGAAATACATGAGTCATTGTCCTAACTCAATGGCTTACAGTGATACGATTACGTTATTTTTTATACAAACTAGAAACCTTGTTATTGAAGAACCTATAAGTATCAATCAAAGAATAGCAGGAGAAAGTACCATAAATTACAAAACAGCAATTACTACAGTTATTGAAATAGTGAATCTAGTAATGCTATTTAATCCTTTGAAAATATTTTTCCGAATAGGTATTCCAACAATTTTGTTAGGTATTATTTGGGGACTTTTCCGTTGGTTTGTTGTACGAGACGGATTAAGTACTGGTGCTTTACTTGCAATTATTACAGGACTACTTTTATTATTTCTTGGTCTAATTGCTGAGTCTATCCGAAAATTAAGAATGTCATTATTAGAATCTGAAGAATAA
- a CDS encoding cupin domain-containing protein — translation MNQKDIIEKFNLQKHPEGGYFKETYRSTGSIKNENLGSIFEGDRNFSTGIYFLLTSDSFSAFHKINQDEMWHFYAGTTLKLHMISPDGDYSYVLIGNDIINNEVPQFVVPAQYWFAAEVVKESSFSFTGCTVAPGFDFKDFVLPERKTLIEIFPQHAEIITRLTHS, via the coding sequence ATGAATCAAAAAGATATTATCGAAAAATTCAATCTTCAAAAACATCCTGAAGGTGGTTATTTCAAAGAAACTTATCGCAGTACTGGAAGTATTAAGAATGAGAATTTAGGTTCCATTTTCGAAGGTGATCGTAACTTTTCTACTGGAATTTATTTCTTATTAACTTCAGATAGTTTTTCGGCATTTCATAAAATTAATCAAGATGAAATGTGGCATTTCTACGCTGGAACAACATTAAAACTACATATGATTTCACCTGATGGAGATTATTCTTATGTTTTAATTGGAAATGATATTATTAACAATGAAGTTCCTCAATTTGTAGTTCCTGCTCAATATTGGTTTGCCGCAGAAGTTGTTAAAGAAAGCTCTTTTTCTTTTACGGGATGTACTGTTGCTCCTGGATTTGATTTTAAAGACTTTGTGTTACCCGAAAGAAAAACCTTGATTGAAATTTTCCCTCAGCATGCTGAAATTATAACTCGACTTACGCATTCCTAG
- a CDS encoding DUF6952 family protein, whose product MKLPVIKHLTSFIEENDQDYIIETIETLEALTEVPSLKDEELDVIGELISNMYGALEVDKMVKEGTPKKEALNKFMGRVLGSIDK is encoded by the coding sequence ATGAAATTACCTGTTATAAAACACTTGACATCTTTTATAGAGGAGAATGATCAAGATTATATTATTGAGACCATTGAAACTTTAGAAGCTTTAACTGAAGTTCCATCATTAAAGGATGAAGAACTCGATGTTATTGGAGAATTGATTTCCAATATGTACGGAGCTCTTGAAGTTGATAAAATGGTGAAAGAAGGAACACCAAAGAAAGAAGCTCTTAATAAGTTTATGGGGCGTGTATTGGGTTCTATAGATAAATAA
- a CDS encoding thioredoxin family protein, with amino-acid sequence MVQELNQDNLENIVAENKKVVVQYSATWCGNCRIMKPKFKKLATENENVSFILADAEKFPESRQLATVDNLPTFATFVDGKFVNQVQTNKFDVLKELVSEVI; translated from the coding sequence ATGGTACAAGAATTAAATCAAGATAATTTAGAGAATATCGTAGCTGAAAACAAGAAAGTAGTTGTACAATATTCTGCAACATGGTGTGGAAACTGTAGAATTATGAAGCCTAAATTCAAAAAGTTAGCTACAGAAAATGAGAACGTTTCTTTCATTCTTGCGGATGCTGAGAAGTTTCCAGAAAGCAGACAATTAGCAACGGTAGATAATTTACCAACTTTCGCAACTTTTGTTGATGGTAAATTTGTAAACCAAGTTCAAACAAATAAGTTTGATGTTTTAAAAGAATTAGTAAGCGAAGTAATTTAA
- a CDS encoding peroxiredoxin: MATLVGKKFPNLNVDAMNEMGDTFKLNVLEEAVNNKKKVVLFWYPKDFTFVCPTELHAFQAALPEFEKRNTIVIGASCDTPEVHFAWLNQSKDNGGIEGVTYPLLADSNRNLSSILGILDISNETYDEATGTVQVEGDNVTYRATYIIDEEGTVVHEGVNHMPIGRNVNEYLRLIDAYTHVQEKGEVCPANWEEGKAAMQPNAKATAEYLAVN; the protein is encoded by the coding sequence ATGGCAACATTAGTTGGTAAGAAATTTCCAAATTTAAACGTAGACGCAATGAACGAAATGGGAGATACGTTTAAGTTAAATGTTTTAGAAGAAGCAGTAAATAACAAGAAGAAAGTAGTATTATTTTGGTATCCAAAAGATTTTACTTTCGTATGTCCTACGGAATTACATGCTTTTCAAGCTGCATTACCAGAGTTCGAAAAAAGAAACACTATCGTAATCGGAGCTTCATGTGATACTCCAGAAGTACACTTTGCTTGGTTAAACCAATCTAAAGATAATGGAGGAATCGAAGGAGTTACTTATCCATTATTAGCTGATAGCAACAGAAACTTATCTTCTATTTTAGGAATTTTAGATATTTCTAACGAGACTTACGATGAGGCTACTGGAACTGTTCAAGTAGAAGGAGATAACGTAACGTACAGAGCTACATATATTATTGACGAAGAAGGTACAGTTGTACACGAAGGAGTAAACCACATGCCAATCGGACGTAACGTGAATGAATACTTACGTTTAATCGATGCTTATACTCACGTACAAGAAAAAGGTGAAGTATGTCCAGCAAACTGGGAAGAAGGTAAAGCTGCAATGCAACCTAATGCTAAAGCAACTGCTGAGTACTTAGCTGTAAACTAA